A stretch of DNA from Dokdonia sp. PRO95:
CTTCTTGTTCTTGCAGGAGCAGGTTCAGGAAAAACCAAAACACTACTTCAAAAACTAATCTACCTCATTGAAGAAAAGGGTATAAATCCAAGTAATATTTTAGCAATTACATTTACTAAAAATGCTGCTAATGAAATGCTTGATAGATTAATCATTTCAGCAGACGACACGGAAGAATATGCCGGAATTCTTGCAGATAAAAATCGAACAACCAAAGAGAAAGATACTGAACGCTACTTTTTCACTAAAAAGCACAAATGGATTGACAACTTAACATTAAGAACGTTTCATAGTCTTTGTTACAGTATTATCAGAAACTTTGGTGTAAATGAATTTGACAATAAATTCAAAATTATTGGGGACACCAAAGCAAAAGATGATGAATTTGCCAAGTACTCTGCAACAGAAACCGCTTTTGAGGTCATTCATAAAATCTTAATCGAGAATTGTGAATCTAATGAGTACCTACTCGACTTGAAAAGGTACATTTTAGATTATATGATTGACAAAATTCATATTAAAAAAGACAAACGTATTTCTTTACCTAAAGATGGTAAATTCTACACAACGTTAAATGGAACAAAGGTTCGGTCTAAATCTGAACAATATATAGCTAATTGGCTTTATAGACACAGCATTAAATTTGAATATGAGCCTAACGTAAATTTTAGGGATTTTGATTTTCGACCAGATTTCTATATTCCAGAAGCTAATTTATATTTAGAACACGTTAGTCAAAAAAGCTACCCAACTAAAGGAAAAGAGCAACAATTCAACAAAGCAAATAAATTGTTAGTCAAAACATTTGAGCACCAAACTAATGATACTGCTCTATTTAATCTAGCACTAGAGAGAATTGTAAAAAACAGGCTTCCTTCAAACTATCATTTTTCAACTGCTTTATCATTTGAAGAAGAATTCAAATCATATCATAAAGAAATTAAGGATTATCTACGACAGACTATGCGAGTGATTGATATGGTTAAAGTGGAGAATTTACCAGCTAAAAATGTATTAGAACAATCACAAAAAGACCAACACGAAAGAGTAAGAGACTTTTATAAACTTGCAATTCCAATCATTGAGCAATATCAATCGTATTGCACCAACAAATCATATCTAGACTTTAATGATATGATTACAAGAACTATCTCGTTATTCAATAATCACAAAGAAATAGCAGATAAGTTTAGAGCAAAATACAAGTACATTCTTGTAGATGAATTCCAAGATGTGAATAACTTACAAGTCGAGTTAATAAAACTTCTGCTCACCGACAACAATCAACTTTTTTGCGTAGGCGACGATTGGCAAAGTATTTATGGTTTCAGGGGTTCAAATGTAGATTATATAGTCAACTTCAAAGAGCACTTTAAAGAATCTGAAACCATAAAATTAAGTATGAACTACAGGAGTACCGAACATATTGTTGGTGCAAGTAATGAAGTAATTAAGCATAACAAGTTCAAGGTGGATAAGGATGTTCGTTCAAATAAAAAATCAAGTAGTAAAATTCACATTTATGCAGGCAAAAATGAAGCTGAAAACATTGAATATGTCCTTGACCAAGTCATCAAACTAAAAGACAAAGGATATACAAAAGAAGATATTCTGTTTTTGTATCGTAGAAGTAAAATGTATAGTCCATATTTTGAACGATTTAAACAAGAGCGAGTTTGGGTTTCGGGTAAAACAATTCACGCTTCAAAAGGACTTGAGGCAAAAGCAGTATTTATAATTGGTCTGACTGAGGGAAACGGTGGATTTCCAGACATTTGGATGGAAGACAGAGTTTATCAGGTAATTAAAAAATCAAATCACGATTTGTTACTTGAAGAGGAAAGGCGACTATTTTATGTTGCAATTACAAGAGCTAAAGATAAATTATTCTTGATTACGGAAAAAGGGAATGAATCAAGTTTTCTAAAGGAAATTCCGGATGATTTTACTTTCAAAACAAGCATACCCTTTAAATCAGTAATTGAACAAATAACTTTATGCTCGAATTGCAACAATCAATTGGATTTACGCTTCACATTTTGTCCATATTGCGGAGAAGAACAAAATTTAGACAAATAAAACCCAGCCCATAACAAAGAACTGAGTTAAAAATCAAACCTATTTAAAAGTTCCTTTTAGAATAGAAAAATTAAAGACAACACACAAAAATTCGGCTCGTGTGTAATCCGAAAAGCTATAGCTTATTTTCAGCGATACTTTTCCTACACGGAGCCTCTATAAAACAATATGAAAAAAACTCTGGTATTAGTAATAATGATTCTGACATCTAATTTAGTTGATGCACAGTTTGTAAAGGAAAAATCATTAAACGTCCAAATCGGATATGGACTGAGCGCGCCGAATAATAGCGTTGGTGAAATAGTAGATGATGGATTTTTTGCTCAAGGAGAATTAGTACTAAAAGTAACTTCTTGGTTTGAATTAAGACCATATGCTGGTTTAATATTAACTAACTCAAACGGAAAAGACTTAAATGACAATCCAACGGATGAAAAAGCCGAATCAAAAGCATTTTTATTGGGTGGAAAATCAAGAGTTAGAGCTCCAATTCCCTGGGTTGCACCTTATATCGAGATCGGCATAGGAACTTCTATTGGGAAATTTGAAACATTTACTACTTTCAATAATATTGATAAAAGCGGAATAATTTACCACATACCTTTTTCCTTAGGGTTAGAATTAGGACGAAATAACAATGTTGACTTAGGATTCACTTATTACTTTCAGCCTTCTGTTGAACAGTATGTTGGAGCATTTGCAGTCGGAATAACATTTCCGTTGAATAATTAACGTTTTGCAACAAAGAACTGAATTGAAAAACAAGCCTACTTAAAAGTTACTTTTAGTATAAAAAAATTAAAGACAAAACACAAAAATTCGGCTCTGTGTTAATCTTAAAAGATAGTGTCATTTTAGTGATTGTTTTCCATATACGGAGACATCACTACACACCTAAGTATACAGGAAACCTCAAAACTAATCACCCAACTAACAGTTTCAAATTATGATGAATAACAAGATCATCGCCCTCATAAAAATCTCTTTTACTATCTATCTGGCGGCAATGCTATATTGCTTATTTACTAATGGTTGTTATGATTTTTATTATAAGTACTCACCAAAAATTTCTTTGGGTTTTTTAATTCTATTTTTAGTGTTACTAGTTATGGCTATTATTAAAAAATCTAGCAGAAAGACTATAGCCCTTAATGCTGTATTTTTAATACTTAGTTCTTTTATTTTCATTGCTCATCTACTCAATATTTAATATGAAAAATGTAATAATTTACAGTTTTCTCATAGTAGTCTTTAGTTCTTGCGCGCAAAAAGCAGAGACTAACCTAGAGTCAAAAAGTAAAGGTGATAGTGCGCTACTAGGAAGTGATATACACTCGCAAAGTTGTTACCCAAATGAAATAGAGGCGTACCTAAATGACGCAGACAAGTCTGGTACCAATATTCGTAAAAATCCTAACGGAGAGATCATAACAACACTCACAAAGGATGATGTAAACTTTGAATATATGTTGAGGCTCACAGCGTCACAAAACGGATGGTTTAAAATTAAAAACCCGATAATGGGCGTCGAAAATGATACCAATATCCCAGGCGGAGAAGGCTGGATACATGGCTCTGTAATATCTGTTGACACTCGTAATTATCAAGGAGAACATTAAAATTACTAGATAAGCCAGAAAGTGGTAAGACTCTTGTGATTTTTGAAGAGCAAGTAGCTGGTCTTAACATAATAGAGATTTGCGGTAATTGGATAAAAGTTGAATATAACCACCATATAGGTTGGATTGAAAGTAAATGGTTATGCGGTAACCCGCTTACTAATTGCTCGTAAGGAATAGTATCTAAGTGGATCACAGAAAAGAAGTTTTAAATAAAGAAGATAATTAAAAAACAAACCTATTCAGCTGCGCACTCAGCCAATGCTTTAAGTTACTATTAGCTTATAGTTTTTTAAAGTAGGACTTCCTGATTTTATTATGGGAAAGGCTTTTTTCAAGAGCTTGTTTTTAGTGCTACGCTTTACACATGAGACTGTTTTGCACAATTAAAAAACTACAAAATGAATAAAATTTCGAGAATAGCAAATAAAGTTTTTTATTACTCGTTAGGAATTTCACTTTTACTAGGAATTGGGTTTTTCGGATTTGAGATTTTTAAAAGCCTTTATCTCTTCGTTGGTTATTCTTTCGCCTTTGTACTAATTCCTTTAATAACATTATCGCTATTAATTATACTTATTTCGAATTTTAAAAAATTCGGATTTCTAAACGGTATCAAAGAATCGAGTATTAATATTTTCGCTTTAACGATATGCTCAGCGTTAATATGGTTTGTTCAATCTTACGCATTAAAAAAAAGTAATCAAATCAACGTAAAAGTCATTAATACATCTGAACTTGGAATTTCAAACATTACGCTCATCGGTCGTAATGCATTGACTAAAATTGACACTTTAGCCCCTGAAGAAAATAAGACTATAGTTTTTAAAGGAAAACAAATCAATTATAAAACGGAAAACAGTTATGAAAATGAAATTCGTTTACTTTACTATTTTGATAAAAAATGGAGAGAAAATAAAATATTGAGCGGTTTTAGTAGATGGAGAGTGATTGATAAGGATTGGGAAATCAAAATCCATAGTGCGGATTCTATTGAATTAAATCAAAAGTAAAAACCCGATAAAGAACTTAGCTAAAAACCAAAAAACCTCCTAAACTAACCTCCCAACCCCACCACCACATGTTTGAAAAATCAAAATCCTTCTTATACAGAATCGTTTTTATGATTTTGTTTATTGTGCTCGCAAAAACTTGCGTCTCAGACTATATAAATGGTGGTGATGAGTATAGAAGAAGGGACATTTGAATTATTGAGATAATTAATAGAAGCCTAAATAATTTTCAACTACATCTCTGCAATACCAAATCTTTAACAACACAATCAATCAAAAATCATGAGTAAACCATTACAAAATTTCATTATTGGATTAGGCATCGCTTCCATAGTTTTTGCACTTTATGGTGTATTTAATGGCGGAAAATTCATAGAGGCTATAGGAGGTATTGTCATAGGAGCATCACTTATTGGTGCGATTGTGATTAATCAAAATAGAAAAAGTAACTGAAGTCAGTAGACACATATCTACACTCTAAATTCTTCATATCAATAACAACATCATCCATTAAATCATCATCAATCATAAAATTAAATGAATAGTAATCTCCATTTCAAATTACTCCTACTTATATGCATTAGTGTAGTTTTCAAAAGTAATTCACAAATAACTCTTAGTCATAATGTTGGATCAACTCCTGTAGAGACGGATATGACATCATGTGAACGTGATGAAAGCTGGTCTCGCATATTCAAATTATCCGATTTTGGTATAGCTGCTAGTGAGCAATTTATAATTACATCTGGACAAGTAGGGCTCAGTAAATCAAGTACTGGAGCTTATCTTGAATTTAATATCTATAGTATTGATGGCGATTTCCCTTACTATCCTTACTCAGTATATCCAACTACACATTTGGGTGGTTATGGTCTAGGTCAATCTCCAGAAATCAATGGAACTCCAGAAATTATAGAGACAGACTTTGATAGACCAATTATAGTACCTGCCGGAACCGAAAGAATATTAGTTACAGTTTCAAAAACAGATGATTTTTATAATGAAGAGTCTGGTGAAGTTTTTATAGCGGGCACAGAACAAGATACAGGAGTTTCTTGGTATTGGGGTTGTGATGACAATGGCTATATAACGCCAACAACAGATTTAATCACTCCGGTTGATGATGCAAACTTTTATATTAACGTAACAGGAAATGTTATTGATGTAAACAGTAGAGGTACAATCACAAGACTATCCCATAATGCTTGTGATGATATTGTTGAAACTAATATACATTCTTGTACATCTTCAGATATATACTGGTCACGAGCATTCACCTTAGAAGAATTTGGAATTTCAACTAATGAAGAATTTACGATTAACTCTGGACAAGTTGGAATTACCAAATCTAGCTATCAACCAGAACTAAATTTTAGGATTTATAAGATTGATAATAATTTTCCATCTTCTTTTTCCGAGTCTGATTTAATAGGTAGTAGTCAATACCAGCAAATTTCACCCAATATAGGTGATAATCCACAAATTATAAATATTGCCTTTGACACTCCTGTAGTTATACCTCCAAATGTAGAACGAATTCTAGTAGAAGTACACAAAGGCATTACTTACGGCAGTGCTTTAGCATTCATAGCAGGAAGTACTCAAGACAATGATGTCTCTTGGCAAAGGGGCTGTACTAGAAATGTAAATACTATTAATGGTTTTGCAACAGCTACACAAATAGGTGCTCCTGATGCAAATTTTTACATAAATGTTACTGGAGAAGTAAATAACATTTATAATGATTTTGAAATGAACGTCTCAAATATTTGTGCTGAATTTGTAAAAGAATTTAGTCTCGAAGGTAATTCTACGATTACGTCGGTATTATGGGATTTTGGTGATGTTGCTTCGGGCGACAGCAAGACATCAAGTGAATTATCACCATTCCATGATTTTTCTGCAGATGGAATTTACACCGTTACCGCTACTATAACCACAACTAGCGGCAGCTCAGAAGTTATTACTGAAACAATTTCTGTAACCGAACCACCTCAAGCCTACGGAATTAGCAACATAACACAATGTGAAGATATGGAAGGTACTGGTATTTCCTCTTTTGACGTGTCAAATATCACCAATCAGGTATTAGGTGGACAGCAAGACAAAACTGTAACTTTTATAGATGGCGTAGGTAATGAGTATGATGTACTGCCCAATCCTTTTACAAACACTGTTAGTAATCTAGAAACAATAACGGTGCGAGTTGCTCATAACAATAATCTTTGCTGTTATTCTGAAACCTCATTTGATCTGATTACTACCCCACTCCCTATTCTTGAAAACATTTCAGATATCACTAACTGTGAAAATGCAACACAAGGATATTCGGATTTTGATTTAAGTATGATAGCTACAGATATATCGCAAAATCAACCAAATAGCACCATACAATTTTTCAATGGTAACGGAGTAGAACTTCAAGAACCTCTACCTAATCCGTACTCAAATAGTACACCATGGCAAGAGATAATCACAATTAAAGCGACAAATAATCAAACCGGGTGCTCTAATGAAACAACCTTTAATTTGAATGTTGCAGCAAATCCAATAGCAAATGATATCGAGATTCTTACAGGTTGTGATGATAACGAAGACGGCATTTCAGAATATTTTGACACCTCTAATGTAGAAAGTCAAGTTATGGGTGATCAATCTGGAATGCAGGTTTCATATTACGACACTGCAGGAGCCTTACTACCCTACCCATTACCAAACCCTTTTACAAATACAGAACCAGACATTCAGGACATCATTGTTAGAGTTACTGATCCATCAACAGATTGCTATTCAGAGACCATATTGACACTAGAAACCTCTCAGCAACCAGTAATAAATGAATTAGACAGCTTGTTTGCATGTAATCAAACTGATGGCTTTTCACAGTTTGACACATCACAAATTGAGAATACCCTTCTTGGGAATCAAACAGGTCTAATCGTAACATATTGGGATAATTCAGGTAATGCCTTACCTAGTCCGCTGCCTAATCCTTATCTGAATACCGTAGCTTTTAATCAAACTATAAACGTAAAGGTTGAAAATGAATTAAACCCACTATGCTATTCAGAAACCTCATTTAACTTGATTATTAATGAACTACCTGAAATACAATTAGAGGAAGAATATTTTATCTGTAATTCAGAAAACAGCCTATCCCTTAATGTAGAGGCAGGTTTTGAATCATACTTGTGGCTATACGAAGATGGCACTACTATATCAAATACAAGGACGGCAAACATCAGTACAGAAGGAAACTATACGGTTATAGTTGCTCAAATGGAAAATGGCATTTCATGTGAAAATTATTTTGATTTTACATTAATTCGCTCGGCGCTACCAGAAATTCAAGAAGTAAGATATGGTGAACTAGGAAATAATTTTATTGAGATAATTACTTCAAGTGTTGGTGATTTTGAATATTCAATTGATGGAATTGATTTTCAAAACAGCAATTATTTTTCTGATGTTTCAGGCGGAATCTATAACGTTCAAGTAAGAGATAAGGAAGGTTGTGGAAAAGATAGTAAGAAAATAACAGTAGTCGATTATCCTAAATTTTTCACACCTAATAATGATGGCTATCATGATTTTTGGCACATCTATGGAATAACAAATTACCCAAGTGCCAAAATACACATATACGATAGATTCGGTAAGCTATTGAAACAACTTTCTCCCTCAGAGCAAGGGTGGAATGGTATTTACAGAGGTCAAAAAATGCCGTCAAGCGACTATTGGTTTAGCGTAGATCTTGGTCAAGGGACTCTATTTTCTGGACACTTTACACTTAAGAGATAAGTAAAAAAAATGCTAAAAAAACATCTCCTTATAATATTGACCTTATTTATTAGCCTTCAAAGCTTCTCTCAAAGAAAATATCAAAAGAGTGAGTATTCTAAATATCTAGAACAACACCCTTTCGGCTCAATATCTGAGAATTATGTATTAATCCTTTCTGGATATTTTGATGATTGTGGAGAATTTGGTGGGCACGAAGAAACCATTGAACTTACACGAATTGACAGAAAACTAACGGCCATTATCACCATTTTTGATAATAATTGTGATGGTAATACCGCAGCAAAATTAGATTCACAGTCCTACTTAGTTAAAGAAGCTACTGTACCTCTTTTTCAAGATTACTTAAATCAATTATTGACAAAGAGCTTAGCTTATTATATTCCTTATCATGTAGGAAACACCTACACAGCAATTTTAGATTTCAAAAAGATCAATGATAGTGAAGAGCTTGATGATACTTTTAAAAGAGTACACCTTGTATATCCTAGTGTAAGCTCAAAATGGCCTGCCTTTGAAAAACTAAAATACAACATCATCAATCAATAACTAAATGCCTCAAAACACCACACCTAAACCTCACATAAACAAGCACGTAGGCTGGATACGAGTGCTTGCCATTATCCTTCCTTACCTATTTATTGTTGGTATATTTCAGCTCATAGGCTACTATGTTATTGGCATAGATTATAATGAGCTTCCTACACAGAAGTCTCCTTTCCAGTTATTTGTAGGCACCATATTCTCTTTACTAGGAACACTTACTGTGATATGGATTTTTATAAAATTTGTAGATAGAAAACCTTTTATCGAGTTAGGTTTTGCGCTAAAAAACAGGAAGAAAGACATCATCGTTGGTCTACTTATAGGCGCGGCAATCATGGCGCTGGGTTATCTTATCATGTTATCAATGGGCGAAATTCAATTTAAGGGCTTCCATTGGGATGCTATACAGCTGCTGTATTCCATCCTCACGTTTGTAAATATTGCGATATTAGAAGAGGCGCTGCTGCGTGGTTACGTACTGCGCAACCTGATGATTTCTTTTAATAAGTACATCGCTCTTATTGTTTCGGCGCTGTTGTTTTCATTGCTTCACGCAGTAAATCCTAATGTAGATATGTTTGCGCTAGCCAACTTATTTCTAGCGGGTATTTTACTAGGGATTTCATATGTGTACACTAAGAATTTATGGTTTCCTATCGCGCTGCATTTGAGCTGGAACCTTTTTCAAACCTTATTTGGTTTCAATGTAAGTGGTATTGATTCGTATCATCTTATTGAAATTAGCATCACAGAAAACAACCTCCTCAACGGCGGTCTTTTTGGTTTTGAAGGCTCCATATTTTCTATCATTTTTCAGGTGATTACTATTATTCTGATAGTTCGGTATTACAACAAAAACAAAGACTCTTCAGCGACAGCATAACAAACTGTTTCAACCATTACATATTGATTTCATAAGAGCTTATGGGGAATGAGTACGCTTTCGCGAAAGCGTGATTACCCACATCAACCTCTTACTATTTAATTTTCCATACTTTTAACCCATAGTCTTTCACTAGACTAGTGTTAAACCTACCCTGCAACTATCTCAATGTTGATAGTTGGGTCATTATACATCACTACTATGAAGAAAATATCGTTAGTACTCGCACTCATGGTTACTGCAGTTGGATTTACTCAAAACAAGCAAGATGCTCAGCCTAAGCTTGAAAGCAATACGGTCTATTTAAAAAAGATAGCGCATAGAACGTCAAGTATTGAGCCTATTGCTAACCCTGAGAATAATCCGCTTACTACTAAAATCAACGCACTAGAGAACGATCTCAAAGATATGGAGGCAATGCAACTTCAAGATTCATTCTTGTTACAAGATTTATCTAGTTACGCCACAAAGGATGATGTCTTTAATGGCTACATCAAGCACTTGCGCGGCTTTAAGACACCTAGCGTATATGTTGAGGAAATTGTAAAATTCCCACCCGTAGTGGAAGTGGGCAACACAACAAATAAGTTAAAACTTGGTAATGGAGTAGCAGAAGCTCAAGCAGCACTAGACCAAGGATCCATAAGACAAATGCGTACGGAAGATAGCAATCCATCTACCGGGGTTGAAATTATCTCTAACAGAAACCCAAGTAGTAAACCCTTACCTAATGCGGAAAACAATCCGCTAATAGCGCAAATAAATGCACTAGAAGCTGCGCTGATAACGGCAAAGGTTGCTCAATTTCAACAAGAATTTGAAACCACATTTTATGGAGTAGATGGTAATCAAAGTAAGGATGTAGATAATCCAGATATGATTTTAAACAACTATATCAATAATCTCGAAGAAAACCTACAAAAGCAGGGCTACTACAGAAGAGTTTCTGAGCGCTTGAGACATAAGAACAGGGCAATGGTAAAGAAACCTGGTCTAGAGCATAAAGCTGGTGTTACCCCTGGCGGAAAATTAATGATGCAACAAAGAACAAATACAAAAGCAACGACTGTCAAGAAGAAAACAAAGCAGTAAATAGCACAGAAATAACTATCCCAAACAAGTGAACACCTCACCACCTACAAATCCAAGTTGGAGCGCCTGTACTACGTGTAATGGGCAGGGAAGTAAAAGTCAGCGACTTCGTAAGAAAGTGCGCTTAGCTTACCAGCGAGCGGTTGCGGAGTATGAGGAATCAGATAAAAAAGGCATCGCTCCCACTCGACCAAAAAGACACCAAAGCAAATGCATTGCATGTAACGGCTCCGGTATAACCCCAGCACCATCTCCACCATCACCAGATACAGAGCACTATCCTCACGTGGCAATTATAGGTGCTGGCATAGGAGGTGTGGCGCTAGCGGTAGCTTGCTTACATCGTGGGGTTCCGTTTACGTTATATGAGCGCGATAAGAGTTTTGACGCACGTTCGCAAGGCTACGGCCTTACCTTGCAACAAGCGAGCAAGGCAATTGAAGGTTTTGGAATCACTCAATTGGATGAGGGAATTGTGTCTACTAGGCATCTCGTTCATACTCCAGAAGGTACGGTCGTAGGTGAATGGGGCATGAGAAAGTGGATGGAAGAAGATGATGATGCAAGCCCTAAGCGCACCAATATTCACATAGCTAGGCAATCATTACGACTTGCGTTGCTAGAACAACTGGGCGACTCGCCACACATACAATGGGGACATCAATATGTGGAGCACAGCAGCGCTCAAAATGGAACTTTAAAAATAAAATTTCTAGTAGATGGAAATATTAAAACCACAAACGCCCACCTCATTGTAGGTGCCGACGGCATACGCAGCGCAGTGCGCAATACCGTTATAGACGAGAAAACGTCGCCATTACAATACCTGGATTGCATGGTGATTTTAGGTATTTGTTCGCTAGACAAACTAGATGATGTAGAAAGCACCCTACTGGATCAAGCAACGGTTTTTCAAACGGCAAATGGTCACGAGCGCATCTACATGATGCCTTATGACAAAGATGCTATTATGTGGCAGCTTAGCTTCCCCATCTCAGAGCAAGAAGCGATAGCGCTCAATCAAGCGGGGCCAGCAACACTTAAAAAGGAAGCGATTAAGAGAACGCAATGGCATTACCCTATCCCACAAATTATGACAATGACTCCAGAAACCTTAATTTCTGGCTATCCTGCTTACGACAGAGCACTATTAAAACCTGAATTATTGAAAAACGCTGGAGCAATCACCTTACTAGGCGACGCTGCACACCCTATGAGCCCTTTTAAAGGACAAGGCGCAAACCAAGCACTTCTTGATGCGCTGGCGCTAGCCAGAGCAATATCGGCAGGCTGTAAGCCTGGATCAAACTGGAAAGAAAGAGGATTAAGAGAAAATGTACTCAACACTTTTGAGGAAAGCATGCTAGAACGCACCGCCTCAAAAGTAACCGACTCCTCAAAGGCAGCTGCTTTTTTACATTCTCCTATAGTACTTGAAAAAAATAATGCCCCCCGGGGAAAATCCTTTAGAAACAAGGATTAAAACATCGTATAAAGTGTCGTTACAATTCGTCCCTTACCATCACTTGGTAGCGTAACACTCAGTTGTCGTTCTTCCACAGCCTTCATATTAAAAGGCGGCATTAACAGCTGGACACCACTTTTCTTCTTCAATCTAGTTCCCTGACCAGAAATAATATCTTGATTAGGTGTAAA
This window harbors:
- a CDS encoding NAD(P)/FAD-dependent oxidoreductase, which produces MNTSPPTNPSWSACTTCNGQGSKSQRLRKKVRLAYQRAVAEYEESDKKGIAPTRPKRHQSKCIACNGSGITPAPSPPSPDTEHYPHVAIIGAGIGGVALAVACLHRGVPFTLYERDKSFDARSQGYGLTLQQASKAIEGFGITQLDEGIVSTRHLVHTPEGTVVGEWGMRKWMEEDDDASPKRTNIHIARQSLRLALLEQLGDSPHIQWGHQYVEHSSAQNGTLKIKFLVDGNIKTTNAHLIVGADGIRSAVRNTVIDEKTSPLQYLDCMVILGICSLDKLDDVESTLLDQATVFQTANGHERIYMMPYDKDAIMWQLSFPISEQEAIALNQAGPATLKKEAIKRTQWHYPIPQIMTMTPETLISGYPAYDRALLKPELLKNAGAITLLGDAAHPMSPFKGQGANQALLDALALARAISAGCKPGSNWKERGLRENVLNTFEESMLERTASKVTDSSKAAAFLHSPIVLEKNNAPRGKSFRNKD
- a CDS encoding type II CAAX endopeptidase family protein, producing the protein MPQNTTPKPHINKHVGWIRVLAIILPYLFIVGIFQLIGYYVIGIDYNELPTQKSPFQLFVGTIFSLLGTLTVIWIFIKFVDRKPFIELGFALKNRKKDIIVGLLIGAAIMALGYLIMLSMGEIQFKGFHWDAIQLLYSILTFVNIAILEEALLRGYVLRNLMISFNKYIALIVSALLFSLLHAVNPNVDMFALANLFLAGILLGISYVYTKNLWFPIALHLSWNLFQTLFGFNVSGIDSYHLIEISITENNLLNGGLFGFEGSIFSIIFQVITIILIVRYYNKNKDSSATA
- a CDS encoding T9SS type B sorting domain-containing protein, which gives rise to MNSNLHFKLLLLICISVVFKSNSQITLSHNVGSTPVETDMTSCERDESWSRIFKLSDFGIAASEQFIITSGQVGLSKSSTGAYLEFNIYSIDGDFPYYPYSVYPTTHLGGYGLGQSPEINGTPEIIETDFDRPIIVPAGTERILVTVSKTDDFYNEESGEVFIAGTEQDTGVSWYWGCDDNGYITPTTDLITPVDDANFYINVTGNVIDVNSRGTITRLSHNACDDIVETNIHSCTSSDIYWSRAFTLEEFGISTNEEFTINSGQVGITKSSYQPELNFRIYKIDNNFPSSFSESDLIGSSQYQQISPNIGDNPQIINIAFDTPVVIPPNVERILVEVHKGITYGSALAFIAGSTQDNDVSWQRGCTRNVNTINGFATATQIGAPDANFYINVTGEVNNIYNDFEMNVSNICAEFVKEFSLEGNSTITSVLWDFGDVASGDSKTSSELSPFHDFSADGIYTVTATITTTSGSSEVITETISVTEPPQAYGISNITQCEDMEGTGISSFDVSNITNQVLGGQQDKTVTFIDGVGNEYDVLPNPFTNTVSNLETITVRVAHNNNLCCYSETSFDLITTPLPILENISDITNCENATQGYSDFDLSMIATDISQNQPNSTIQFFNGNGVELQEPLPNPYSNSTPWQEIITIKATNNQTGCSNETTFNLNVAANPIANDIEILTGCDDNEDGISEYFDTSNVESQVMGDQSGMQVSYYDTAGALLPYPLPNPFTNTEPDIQDIIVRVTDPSTDCYSETILTLETSQQPVINELDSLFACNQTDGFSQFDTSQIENTLLGNQTGLIVTYWDNSGNALPSPLPNPYLNTVAFNQTINVKVENELNPLCYSETSFNLIINELPEIQLEEEYFICNSENSLSLNVEAGFESYLWLYEDGTTISNTRTANISTEGNYTVIVAQMENGISCENYFDFTLIRSALPEIQEVRYGELGNNFIEIITSSVGDFEYSIDGIDFQNSNYFSDVSGGIYNVQVRDKEGCGKDSKKITVVDYPKFFTPNNDGYHDFWHIYGITNYPSAKIHIYDRFGKLLKQLSPSEQGWNGIYRGQKMPSSDYWFSVDLGQGTLFSGHFTLKR
- a CDS encoding UvrD-helicase domain-containing protein; the protein is MQITKTDLSGLNEKQRQAVVSKCKRLLVLAGAGSGKTKTLLQKLIYLIEEKGINPSNILAITFTKNAANEMLDRLIISADDTEEYAGILADKNRTTKEKDTERYFFTKKHKWIDNLTLRTFHSLCYSIIRNFGVNEFDNKFKIIGDTKAKDDEFAKYSATETAFEVIHKILIENCESNEYLLDLKRYILDYMIDKIHIKKDKRISLPKDGKFYTTLNGTKVRSKSEQYIANWLYRHSIKFEYEPNVNFRDFDFRPDFYIPEANLYLEHVSQKSYPTKGKEQQFNKANKLLVKTFEHQTNDTALFNLALERIVKNRLPSNYHFSTALSFEEEFKSYHKEIKDYLRQTMRVIDMVKVENLPAKNVLEQSQKDQHERVRDFYKLAIPIIEQYQSYCTNKSYLDFNDMITRTISLFNNHKEIADKFRAKYKYILVDEFQDVNNLQVELIKLLLTDNNQLFCVGDDWQSIYGFRGSNVDYIVNFKEHFKESETIKLSMNYRSTEHIVGASNEVIKHNKFKVDKDVRSNKKSSSKIHIYAGKNEAENIEYVLDQVIKLKDKGYTKEDILFLYRRSKMYSPYFERFKQERVWVSGKTIHASKGLEAKAVFIIGLTEGNGGFPDIWMEDRVYQVIKKSNHDLLLEEERRLFYVAITRAKDKLFLITEKGNESSFLKEIPDDFTFKTSIPFKSVIEQITLCSNCNNQLDLRFTFCPYCGEEQNLDK
- a CDS encoding SH3 domain-containing protein is translated as MKNVIIYSFLIVVFSSCAQKAETNLESKSKGDSALLGSDIHSQSCYPNEIEAYLNDADKSGTNIRKNPNGEIITTLTKDDVNFEYMLRLTASQNGWFKIKNPIMGVENDTNIPGGEGWIHGSVISVDTRNYQGEH